The following are encoded in a window of Geobacter metallireducens GS-15 genomic DNA:
- a CDS encoding agmatine deiminase family protein produces the protein MITRLPAEWEEQDGVLLAWPHAESDWLPWLPMVELVFAQIVKEIAHFEAVLLVAAEGERTSAILSAAGASMERVRIVEIPTNDTWARDFGPLTVERDGNPVLLDFGFNGWGLKFAADRDNLITGRLHRTGAFGNAALETVGLILEGGSIESDGNGTILTTAECLLNPNRNPHLSQEQIEISLKEQFGADRILWLENGWLAGDDTDSHIDTLARLAPDDTIVYVRCDDAADEHYPALFLMEKELKAMRTSEGSPYRLIPLPWPRPCHDEDGERLPATYANYLVINGAVLVPTYGDPGDDAALAAIGQAFPGREIIGIDCRPLILQHGSLHCVTMQLPKGTLAPEPRNVTREV, from the coding sequence ATGATCACACGCCTCCCGGCCGAATGGGAAGAGCAGGACGGCGTCCTCCTCGCCTGGCCCCACGCGGAAAGCGACTGGCTCCCCTGGCTTCCCATGGTGGAACTGGTCTTTGCCCAGATAGTCAAAGAAATCGCCCACTTCGAAGCCGTACTCCTTGTCGCTGCCGAAGGGGAACGGACTTCCGCCATTCTCTCCGCAGCAGGAGCATCGATGGAGCGGGTGCGAATAGTGGAAATTCCCACAAATGACACCTGGGCAAGGGATTTCGGCCCGCTCACCGTGGAGCGTGATGGCAATCCCGTGCTCCTTGACTTCGGATTCAACGGCTGGGGGTTGAAGTTCGCCGCAGACCGCGACAACCTCATTACCGGCCGTCTTCACCGGACCGGCGCTTTCGGAAATGCCGCGCTGGAAACCGTAGGCCTCATCCTGGAAGGCGGAAGCATCGAGAGCGACGGTAATGGGACGATCCTAACCACCGCCGAGTGCCTCCTGAACCCCAACCGCAACCCCCACCTGTCGCAGGAGCAGATCGAGATCAGTCTGAAGGAGCAGTTCGGCGCAGATCGTATCCTCTGGCTGGAAAACGGCTGGCTGGCTGGCGACGACACCGACTCCCACATCGATACCCTGGCACGGCTCGCCCCCGACGACACTATCGTCTACGTCCGGTGCGACGACGCCGCCGACGAGCATTATCCGGCCCTCTTCCTCATGGAGAAAGAGTTGAAAGCGATGCGAACGAGTGAGGGAAGCCCCTACCGCCTGATTCCACTCCCCTGGCCACGCCCCTGCCACGACGAGGATGGTGAGCGGCTTCCGGCCACCTACGCCAACTACCTCGTCATAAACGGCGCCGTCCTGGTTCCCACCTACGGCGATCCAGGCGACGATGCCGCCCTGGCGGCCATCGGCCAGGCATTCCCCGGTCGGGAGATCATCGGCATTGATTGCCGCCCCCTCATCCTGCAACATGGCTCGCTCCACTGCGTGACCATGCAGCTGCCGAAGGGGACCCTTGCACCGGAACCACGAAACGTCACCAGAGAGGTATGA
- a CDS encoding methyl-accepting chemotaxis protein, whose protein sequence is MSFWNNLKVKAKLLIMVCGVCLSLIVVGGFGLVNMRGLSKHMGNISSGIEHIAQVSEMKSDFLQMRLALVYMLALTDADKIEQKEGEFKKSAASIKESLDQFLKSGITDAEKAQIAEFKNGYDAYVAGGAKLAEMARSAAASGDAASRAEAVAFATGSVAPLYDNPAKIIASLVDANVKDSKAMYAEDMASYRRALVEMSVVMIVSILLALAGGGAIAASISRPLNTVLAILSRVASGDLTARSEVDTGDEMGILSRQVNTTAEKMNEIIGHVTQNASQVTAAATQLHATAIQMSTGAEEVAQQAATVATASEEMAATSAEIAQNCTMAAESSRHANARAETGSSVVQETLTVMNRIADRVRSSSQAVGSLGARSDQIGEIVGTIEDIADQTNLLALNAAIEAARAGEQGRGFAVVADEVRALAERTTKATKEIAQMIKAIQGETKGAVTSMEEGVKEVEKGTTDASLSGEALQAILEQIGGVTMQVSQIATASEQQTATTCEISENIRQITDVVGHTARGAEESAQAAEQLARLAEDLQVLVGQFTLAA, encoded by the coding sequence ATGAGTTTCTGGAACAATCTCAAAGTAAAGGCGAAGCTGCTGATCATGGTGTGCGGAGTGTGCCTCTCGCTCATAGTGGTCGGGGGATTCGGTCTTGTCAATATGCGAGGCTTGTCCAAGCATATGGGGAATATCAGCTCCGGTATTGAGCATATTGCCCAAGTTTCTGAAATGAAAAGTGATTTCCTGCAGATGCGGCTCGCATTGGTGTATATGCTGGCACTGACGGATGCCGACAAGATTGAGCAGAAGGAAGGCGAGTTCAAGAAAAGCGCGGCCTCGATCAAAGAGTCCCTTGACCAGTTTCTGAAATCCGGCATAACCGATGCGGAGAAGGCTCAGATTGCGGAATTCAAGAATGGGTACGATGCCTATGTGGCGGGTGGGGCCAAACTCGCAGAGATGGCGCGTTCGGCCGCTGCATCCGGAGACGCCGCTTCCCGCGCCGAAGCCGTGGCGTTTGCAACCGGGAGTGTTGCCCCGCTTTACGACAATCCGGCAAAAATCATCGCTTCCCTTGTGGACGCCAATGTCAAGGATAGCAAAGCGATGTATGCGGAAGATATGGCGTCCTATCGGCGTGCCCTTGTGGAGATGTCGGTGGTCATGATTGTCTCCATTCTCCTGGCGCTTGCCGGTGGGGGGGCCATTGCCGCCTCCATCAGCCGCCCCCTCAATACGGTGCTCGCCATCTTGAGCCGGGTGGCATCCGGAGACCTTACCGCCCGCTCCGAAGTTGATACCGGCGATGAAATGGGAATTCTTTCCCGCCAAGTGAACACAACGGCGGAGAAAATGAACGAGATTATCGGACATGTTACCCAGAATGCTTCCCAGGTGACTGCTGCCGCAACGCAACTCCACGCCACTGCCATCCAGATGTCCACCGGTGCTGAGGAAGTTGCCCAGCAAGCCGCAACTGTGGCCACTGCCAGTGAGGAAATGGCCGCCACATCGGCGGAAATCGCCCAGAACTGCACCATGGCCGCCGAGAGCTCCCGCCACGCCAACGCGCGGGCGGAAACAGGTTCGTCGGTGGTGCAGGAGACCCTTACGGTCATGAACCGGATTGCCGACCGGGTCCGCTCATCGTCCCAGGCCGTGGGGAGCCTCGGAGCGCGGAGCGACCAGATCGGAGAAATCGTCGGCACCATCGAGGATATTGCCGACCAGACAAACCTGCTTGCCTTGAACGCCGCCATTGAAGCGGCTCGGGCCGGCGAGCAGGGCCGCGGTTTCGCCGTGGTCGCCGACGAGGTGCGGGCGCTGGCCGAGCGGACCACCAAAGCCACCAAGGAAATCGCCCAGATGATCAAGGCCATCCAGGGAGAAACCAAAGGGGCGGTAACATCCATGGAGGAAGGGGTGAAGGAGGTGGAGAAGGGGACCACCGACGCTTCCTTGTCAGGTGAGGCACTCCAGGCGATCCTCGAGCAGATCGGCGGCGTTACCATGCAGGTGAGCCAGATTGCCACGGCCAGCGAACAGCAGACCGCCACCACTTGCGAAATCAGCGAGAATATCCGGCAGATTACCGATGTTGTCGGGCACACTGCCCGGGGAGCAGAGGAGTCGGCCCAGGCCGCGGAGCAGCTTGCCAGGCTGGCCGAGGACCTCCAGGTTCTGGTGGGGCAGTTCACGTTGGCTGCCTGA
- a CDS encoding MASE3 domain-containing protein, producing MTEKTTVPWPSAAMAAAILAGLWIASRGNYLLFHTVTEMFSVLVSGGIFVIAWNARRFPTSPYLLFIGIAHICVGGVDLLHAMAYKGMGVFPGNGPNLPTQLWIAARYIQSISLFMAPLFIGRTFRPGATLAAYLAVTATLIAAIFGGIFPPCFAEGTGLTPFKIGSEYFISVIFLAALAFLRRKREFFDRRIVNILSAAIVLMAMAELAFTIYEDVYGLSNLVGHLLKVAAVFLIYKGTVETSLTRPYDLLFRELKESEEKFAKAFHTAPTIMVITSLAEGRYLEVNEAFENTLGWRREEVLGRASREMGIWVDQEQRDEIMGTLERGEKVLNRDVTLRKKQGGTIEGLYSAVGIELDNRKCLLGIVRDVTARRRAEREVKLLNAELTQRAQMLEDTNGELEVTVEQLEAVNQELEAANKELEAFSYTVSHDLRSPLTNINGAAQVIQELFGQELDPQCGRLVDIIHRETLRMNRLIDTLLRFAHISRGEISPETVDLSALAKEVAGELQARHPQRQVSFAIAGNLTTHGDPRLMKIILDNLFGNAWKYTGTQEAAHIEFGTILQDGKPVFFVRDNGVGFNMADAHRLFLPFQRLNTEASFKGEGIGLATVARIVQRHNGRIWAEGEKGKGATFYFTL from the coding sequence ATGACCGAGAAGACAACCGTCCCGTGGCCCAGTGCCGCAATGGCGGCGGCAATCCTCGCCGGACTCTGGATCGCGAGTCGCGGCAACTATCTCCTCTTCCACACGGTGACTGAGATGTTCTCGGTGCTGGTGTCGGGGGGAATTTTCGTCATCGCCTGGAATGCCCGCCGTTTCCCCACCAGCCCCTATCTCCTGTTCATCGGCATAGCCCATATCTGCGTGGGAGGGGTCGACCTCCTCCACGCGATGGCATACAAGGGGATGGGGGTATTCCCCGGCAATGGCCCCAACCTTCCCACCCAGCTCTGGATCGCTGCCCGCTACATCCAAAGCATCTCGCTTTTCATGGCCCCTCTTTTCATCGGACGCACATTTCGTCCCGGGGCCACGCTGGCAGCCTATCTGGCTGTGACGGCGACCTTGATTGCCGCAATTTTCGGAGGAATCTTCCCCCCGTGCTTTGCGGAAGGAACCGGGCTCACCCCCTTCAAGATCGGGAGCGAGTACTTCATTTCGGTAATATTTCTGGCCGCCCTTGCCTTCCTGAGAAGGAAGCGGGAGTTCTTTGACCGGCGCATCGTGAACATTCTCTCCGCCGCCATCGTGCTCATGGCCATGGCCGAACTGGCCTTCACCATTTACGAGGACGTCTATGGCCTCAGCAACCTGGTGGGACATCTCCTCAAGGTTGCGGCGGTTTTCCTGATCTACAAGGGGACGGTGGAGACCAGCCTGACGCGCCCCTATGACCTCCTGTTCCGGGAGTTGAAGGAGAGCGAGGAAAAATTCGCCAAGGCGTTCCATACCGCCCCGACCATCATGGTTATTACCTCTCTTGCCGAGGGGAGGTACCTGGAGGTGAACGAGGCCTTCGAGAATACGCTGGGGTGGCGGCGCGAGGAGGTGCTTGGCCGCGCTTCCCGGGAAATGGGCATCTGGGTCGATCAGGAACAACGGGACGAGATCATGGGGACCTTGGAGAGGGGGGAGAAGGTACTCAATCGGGACGTCACCCTCCGCAAAAAACAAGGAGGAACCATCGAAGGACTCTATTCGGCGGTGGGGATCGAGCTTGACAACAGAAAGTGCCTCCTGGGGATCGTGCGGGACGTTACCGCACGGAGGCGGGCCGAACGCGAGGTGAAACTCCTCAACGCCGAATTGACACAACGGGCCCAAATGCTGGAGGACACCAACGGCGAACTGGAAGTGACGGTGGAACAGCTGGAAGCGGTCAACCAGGAACTGGAAGCTGCCAACAAAGAGTTGGAGGCCTTCAGCTACACGGTGTCCCACGACCTGAGGAGCCCCCTCACCAACATCAACGGCGCCGCCCAGGTCATTCAGGAGCTGTTCGGCCAGGAGTTGGACCCGCAATGCGGGAGACTCGTCGATATCATCCACCGGGAGACGCTCCGCATGAACCGGCTCATCGACACGCTGCTCAGATTCGCCCACATCTCCCGGGGCGAGATCTCCCCCGAGACGGTCGACCTGAGCGCATTGGCGAAGGAGGTGGCCGGGGAGCTTCAGGCACGGCATCCCCAACGGCAGGTGTCATTCGCCATTGCCGGCAACCTGACAACCCACGGCGACCCACGGCTGATGAAAATCATCCTCGACAATCTCTTCGGCAACGCCTGGAAGTACACCGGCACACAGGAAGCGGCCCACATCGAATTCGGTACGATTCTGCAGGACGGCAAACCGGTATTTTTCGTGCGCGACAACGGCGTCGGTTTCAACATGGCCGACGCCCACCGCCTCTTCTTGCCCTTCCAGCGCCTCAACACGGAAGCATCCTTCAAGGGGGAAGGGATCGGCCTTGCCACGGTGGCCCGAATTGTCCAGCGCCACAACGGACGGATCTGGGCGGAAGGAGAGAAGGGAAAAGGGGCCACTTTCTACTTCACTCTCTGA
- the nudC gene encoding NAD(+) diphosphatase, which translates to MPYPDTANLPFNATVIADGFTPEPPDSGGGAGPGVWAVLRGNSLVVEERRGTLALPEGERPQWLSAGRETITIGRWHGRPLRVARMSAQDPLPSPFVAEPFNATGERLDDATLTIGGMAQQILHWERDSRFCARCGAPQERLPGTWGKRCPPCGVEHFPHIHPCAIVLVKRGDEFLLTRKPDWAPGRYGLVAGFLDFGESLEECARREVREETGLEIGAIRYVGSQCWPFPSQLMAGFVAEYAGGEICVDHAELEDARWFSPDAMPESIPPRRSIARWIIDRFAIGDRGPGTRGRENP; encoded by the coding sequence ATGCCCTATCCCGACACGGCCAATCTCCCCTTTAACGCGACGGTCATCGCTGACGGTTTCACTCCCGAACCTCCCGATTCGGGGGGAGGTGCCGGGCCGGGCGTCTGGGCCGTTCTCCGCGGAAACTCACTTGTGGTGGAAGAGCGGAGGGGAACCCTCGCGCTTCCCGAGGGTGAGCGGCCGCAATGGCTTTCCGCCGGGCGGGAGACAATCACTATCGGCCGCTGGCACGGTCGTCCCCTCAGGGTCGCCCGGATGTCGGCGCAGGACCCGCTTCCCTCCCCGTTCGTGGCCGAACCCTTCAACGCAACGGGTGAGCGTCTTGATGACGCGACTCTCACCATCGGCGGCATGGCCCAGCAGATCCTCCATTGGGAACGCGACAGCCGCTTCTGCGCCCGCTGCGGCGCTCCCCAGGAGCGCTTGCCGGGCACCTGGGGCAAGCGCTGCCCTCCATGCGGCGTCGAGCATTTTCCCCACATCCACCCCTGCGCCATCGTCCTCGTGAAGCGGGGGGACGAGTTCCTCCTCACACGCAAGCCCGACTGGGCTCCGGGGCGCTACGGGCTCGTGGCGGGATTTCTCGATTTCGGCGAATCCCTGGAGGAGTGCGCCCGTCGCGAGGTGCGGGAGGAAACCGGGCTGGAGATCGGCGCCATCCGCTACGTGGGGAGCCAGTGCTGGCCCTTTCCGAGCCAGCTCATGGCGGGGTTCGTGGCCGAGTACGCCGGGGGCGAGATATGCGTCGACCATGCCGAGTTGGAGGATGCCCGCTGGTTCAGCCCTGACGCCATGCCGGAGTCGATCCCCCCCCGGCGGAGCATCGCCCGGTGGATCATCGATCGCTTCGCGATCGGGGACCGGGGACCGGGGACCAGGGGCCGGGAAAACCCATAA